CAGCAGCGCCTTGGTGGCCGCCTCCCGCTGCTCGTCGGTCGAGGTCAGAGTGACCAGCACCCGGGTCTGGGCCTCGAAGAAGTCGCAGTCGGCCTTCGGTACCCCCAGCAGCCTGGAGATCACCAGCGACGGCACGGGCAGCGCGAAGTCCGAGATGAGATCGGCGGAGTTGCCTCCGGCGAGCATGGCGTCGATGCGCTCGTCGACGATCGCCTGGATCACCGGCCGCATCTCCCTGATACGGCGCACGGTGAACTCGGGGATCAGCGTCTTGCGGAATCGGGTGTGCTCCGGCGGGTCCAGGGCCACGAACCAGCCGGGCACCTGGTCCTGGGCCGGTACCCCACCGGTCTTCGCCGGACGGGGGAAGCCCGGGTGCGAGGGATTGGAGCTGATCCGGGGGTCGGTGAGCACGGCCCGGACCTCTTCGTGCCGGGTCACCAGCCAGACCGACGCGCCGGTGGGCAGCGTCGAGCGGACGAGCCCCTCGCGCTTGCGCAGGCCCGCGTACTCCTCCGGCGGATAGGGCCGGCCGGGCCGCCGCAACGGGAAGCCGACCAGGTTCGAATCGGTGGTAGTCATGTGTGCAGTTCCCTGAGGGTCGAAACGTCCCAGTCGTGGGCAGTGGGTTGCCGTGGGGGCGGCCGCCGGCCGCCCCCACGGTCCCGGGGTCAGCGCGCGTCGTAGAACTCGCGGATCTTCCCGATGATGTAGTTCTGGTCGTCCTCGGTCAGGCCCGTGTGGGTCGGCAGATAGAAGCCGTCCTCGCTGAACCGGGTCGCGTTCAGCGTCGGCCAGACCGGGTCGAGATAGCCGGGCTGCATGCTCATCGGCTTGAAGAACACCCGGGTCTCGATGGAGGCGTCGGCCAGGAACGCGCGCAGCTCCTCACGGCGCTCGGCGCGCAGGTCGTACATCCACAGCACGTCCCGCGGGGGCATCAGGGTGATCCCCTCGATGCCCCGCAGGCCCTCGTCGTAGCGCTTCTCTATCTCCCGGCGGGTGGCCAGGATCTCGTCGAGCTGCTCCACCTGGGCCAGTGCGACGGCGGCCTGGAGGTTCGTCATACGGAAGTTGTAGGCGAGCTTCTTGTGCAGGAAGTTGTGCGCCTTGTTGAAGGCCATCCCCCGCAGATGGGCCATCTGCTCGGCCAGCCGGGGGTCGTTGGTGAGGCAGACGCCGCCCTCACCGGAGGTGATGATCTTGTTGGCGAAGAGCGAGTAACAGGCGATGTCACCGACCGGCCGTACGCCGTGCGCCTCCGCCGAGTCCTCCACGACCCGCAGGTTGTAGTCGTGGGCCAGCTCCATGATCGCGTCCATGTCGCACCGGCGCCCGTAGACGTGCACCGGCATGATGACCTTCGTGCGCTCGGTGATCTTCTCCTCGATGCGGGAGACATCGATATTGAGGTCGTCCCCGCAGTCCACGAACACCGGGGTCGCGCCCAGATACGTCGCCGACCACGCGCTCGCGATCATCGTGAATTCGGGGATCAGCACCTCGTCGCCCGGGCCGACCCCGAGCGCCCGCAGGGCGAGGGTCAGCGCCGTGGTCCCGGAGGAACAGGCGACTCCGTGCGCGACACCGTTGTACCGCGCGAATTCGCTCTCGAATTCCTTGACCTTGGGGCCCTGCGACGAGATCCAGCCGTCGTTGATCGCCTCGGTCACATAGGAAAGTTCCCGCCCCTTGAGCCAGGGCTGCGAAACCGGATACGTGAATGCCATGGAAACCTCGCTCAGTCCTTTGCCAGTGCGGGGAGTCCAAGGATCAGATCGGCCGCGGCGCCCCGCCCGCCGGCCGCCCGCAGAATCTGTCCGAAGTGCTCGGCGCGCTCGCGGAACGAACGGTCGCCGAGCACCCTGGCCAGCTTGTCGACCACGTCGTCCGCGTCGACGGTCTCGGGGCGGTCGAGCTTCAGGCTCACCCCGAAGTCCTGACCCCGCCGGGCCTGGTCGTCGCAGTCCACCCACAACGGCCTGACGACCAGGGGCTTGCCGAAGTACAGGCCCTCGTGGAAACCGTTGCCGCCCGCGTGCGTGAAGAAGACCTTCACACTCGGGTGGGCCAGCACATCGAGCTGGGAGGGAACCCAGTCCACGATCCGCAGATTGTCCGGCAGCAGCTCCGCCGAAGGCAGCAGCTTCTGCTGCTCCTTGGGCAGCTTCCACAGGAACTGGTGCCGGTCGCTCATCCGCCGCGCGACCTCCACCAGCGACGCGACGTGCGCCCGCGTCAGCCTGGTGATCGTGCCGAACCCCATGTAGACCACGGAGTCGTTGCGCGCGAGCCAGTCCGAGAGGCCGTCGTCCTCGGGCGCCTGAGGCAGCGGCGGCACCATCGTGCCGACCAGCCGCATCTTGGGGGGAACGGGGAACGGGTAGTCCAGCTCGGGCACCGAATAGCACAGGACCAGCTCGGACTTGTCGATCCGGACCATCATCCCGCGCGCCTCGGGAGAGATGCCCAGCTCCTCGCGGACCCGGTTGTCCTCCTCCACCACCTTGCGCATGTCGGACGTCAGGAACAGCCCCAGCGTGCGCAGGCGGAACAGATGGTTGGCCGCCCGCTGCGCGGGGGTCATGTCCAACGGCAGACCCGTGTGCGGCACGGGGAAGTGGGCCGGCGTGTACGACTTGGCGAAGGGCACGTGCGAGGTCAGCACATTGCTGGGCAGGAACGGCACACCCAGCACGAACGGGATCTTCTTGGTGACCGCCAGCTCGTACGCGTACTGGCACATGCTCTCGATGACCATCAGCGCCGGCTTGACCTCGTCCACCACGGCCTCGAGCGCCCGGTACTTCGCCACCCGCGAGCGGGGGGCGAACGAATGCTTGATGACCGCCCGGTGCGCCTTGAACCTCGACCGCTGCGTCACCTCCCGGTACGTCTTGTCGTCCCAGGTGACGGCCGACATCTCGGGCACCACCTCGCCCAGGGAGGCGAACTCCACCGGGGTGTCCACCTTGAGCGCCTCGATCTCCGAGCGCCGGTTCCCGTCCGTCGCGAACCACAGGTCCTCGACGCCCCGGCGGGACAGCTCCTCGGCCAGGACGAGCAGCGGATTCAGCAGTCCGCTTTCGGGATAACTGACAAACAGAATCGGCCGCCGAGTCGAGCCCATGACAATAACCCTCCAGAAGTGGCGGCCCGGCAGTTCGGCGCCAGGTGTGCGCACGGCCGGTCGCCGAGTGGCCGCGTCTCCATCGATGCCCGCGTCCACGGCCGGCGTCGTCCGCCCGGGACGTCAAGGGACAAGAGTGCGGGAAGAAGCGTGACAGTTACGTGGTCTCACGCCAGGTCGAAGTGAATCCCTAGTCTTGTGCGGCCGACGGATCGGCAGGAGCACCGGACCCGGCCCTGCGTACCGGATATGACACGGCGTCAGCGAAGAGATCGCGTTCTTCTTGTAGGGAAATCTACAGCCTTCCCGCCCATACGATCCGGCTCGAAGTGAAGTATCCGAGCCGACATTCCTCATGGGTGGTGCAGCGTCATG
The window above is part of the Streptomyces syringium genome. Proteins encoded here:
- a CDS encoding DegT/DnrJ/EryC1/StrS family aminotransferase; protein product: MAFTYPVSQPWLKGRELSYVTEAINDGWISSQGPKVKEFESEFARYNGVAHGVACSSGTTALTLALRALGVGPGDEVLIPEFTMIASAWSATYLGATPVFVDCGDDLNIDVSRIEEKITERTKVIMPVHVYGRRCDMDAIMELAHDYNLRVVEDSAEAHGVRPVGDIACYSLFANKIITSGEGGVCLTNDPRLAEQMAHLRGMAFNKAHNFLHKKLAYNFRMTNLQAAVALAQVEQLDEILATRREIEKRYDEGLRGIEGITLMPPRDVLWMYDLRAERREELRAFLADASIETRVFFKPMSMQPGYLDPVWPTLNATRFSEDGFYLPTHTGLTEDDQNYIIGKIREFYDAR
- a CDS encoding glycosyltransferase — translated: MGSTRRPILFVSYPESGLLNPLLVLAEELSRRGVEDLWFATDGNRRSEIEALKVDTPVEFASLGEVVPEMSAVTWDDKTYREVTQRSRFKAHRAVIKHSFAPRSRVAKYRALEAVVDEVKPALMVIESMCQYAYELAVTKKIPFVLGVPFLPSNVLTSHVPFAKSYTPAHFPVPHTGLPLDMTPAQRAANHLFRLRTLGLFLTSDMRKVVEEDNRVREELGISPEARGMMVRIDKSELVLCYSVPELDYPFPVPPKMRLVGTMVPPLPQAPEDDGLSDWLARNDSVVYMGFGTITRLTRAHVASLVEVARRMSDRHQFLWKLPKEQQKLLPSAELLPDNLRIVDWVPSQLDVLAHPSVKVFFTHAGGNGFHEGLYFGKPLVVRPLWVDCDDQARRGQDFGVSLKLDRPETVDADDVVDKLARVLGDRSFRERAEHFGQILRAAGGRGAAADLILGLPALAKD